The genomic DNA TGTTTATACATAGTACACAAATGCATACAGAGACACACCCGctgtgtgtgtacatacacGCACGGAGACATGTGTTTACCTATCCGCattctgtgtgtgtctgtctatGAATCGCCCCTGTCGCAGCTGGCGCTGTTGGTCGCAGCGGCCCCGGTTTCCCCGGCAGCGGCTCCGGTTTCCCCCGGCAGCGGCCCCGGTTTCCCCCGGCAGCGGCCCCGGTTTCCCCCAGCAGAGGCCCCGGTTCCCCGGCAGCGGCCCCGGTTTCCCCCGGCAGCGGCCCCGGGAAGGGCAGGCCGGCAGCGGCCCCGGTTTCCCCCGGCAGCGGCCCCGGTTCCCCGGCAGCGGCCCCGGTTCCCCGGCAGCGGCTCCGGTTTCCCCCGGCAGCGGCCCCGGTTTCCCCCGGCAGCGGCCCCGGTTTCCCCCAGCAGAGGCCCCGGTTCCCCGGCAGCGGCCCCGGTTTCCCCCGGCAGCGGCCCCGGTTTCCCCCGGCAGCGGCCCCGGTTTCCCCCGGCAGCGGCCCCGGTTCCCCGGCAGCGGCCCCGGTTCCCCGGCAGCGGCCCTGGTTTCCCCCGGCAGCGGCCCCGGTTTCCCCCGGCAGCGGCCCCGGTTCCCCGGCAGCGGCTCTGGTTTCCCCCGGCAGCGGCCCCGGCTCCCCCCGGCAgcggccccgggcagggcaggccGGCAGCGGCCCCGGTTTCCCCCGGCAGCGGCCCCGGTTTCCCCCGGCAGCGGCCCCGGTTTCCCCCGGCAGCGGCCCCGGTTTCCCCCGGCAGCGGCCCCGGTTCCCCGGCAGCGGCCCCGGTTCCCCGGCAGCTGCGCACGCCGCGGCCAGCGcggggagctgcagccccgcacagccccggccGCGCCGGGCAGGGCCGCGGGGAGGCGGGGAGGGCTCCGTGCCGCTGGGGAGCCCGATCCCGGGGCATGTGTCCCACTCCcgcagggcagctctgccaagaGTGGAGGTGTTTGAAGCCTCGTAATGCCCGCACTCAGCTGCCGCTCCAGCTGCCGTGTAATACCAAAGCGCTCTCCTCATTTAGTTGCCCTCTGGTGTCCCCACAAGAGCTGACATAGGTGACAGGTGGGGATGGAAATACGAGCCGTGATGATTAGTCCAGGGCTCATTTAGAAATGCTGGTTGTGAGGCAGTGTTGGTGTGTCCCTGCCAGGGTGATGTGTCCCCTCACCCCCTAGTTTAGGGGCTGGAACACCCAAGCCTCTGCAAAGCCTGGCTTTCACAAGTCCAGCACCCCAGAAAGCTTCTGCTGCATCGTGGAAACCTATTTGGGCTCAAAGCAAGAATATCGGCCCTCCATGCCTGCCGGGACAGTGCCAAAGGCACGCAGGCAAGGCTCTAAGGGCCTTTGGAAAATTATATTCCTGAGAGTGGCTAATATATTTGAGCCTGCAAAACAGGAAAAGGTGCAAAACTAAGAATTTGGGAGGGGGTAGGACCAGCACAATGACTTGGGGTGGAGTCAAGTCAGACAACCTCCTGTAGGCCACCTGCTAGAGCAAGGTAAGCTTCTAAAGTTCAGCTTCTCCTCACCTGTCATGATAAAACACATACTTTTAAGTACAAAGCACAGTTGAATATCAAGACTGGCCATTTGCAGTTGTTTTTCCTACAGCCAGCCTCCAACAATAGCAGGGTTCTGCTGTATGTCTTGTATCTCTTGTCTGGAAAGACTAAAGTGTCTCATCTATTTTAGATGCAGGAGATCTCTGTACCAAATATAAAACACTTACAGTCCAGACAGCCTTTAGCACTTCAAAAAAGTTTCAGATCATCAGCACAGTGTTGAACTTTTATGGAGTAAGGgaaggagaattttttccttacattttgCTTTTAGCATTGCCAAAGAACTTTCATGCCCTGACTTTTTGAGTGACTTGATTACTTGCACAAGATGAACCATATGATGTCAGATGACATGGCATTCTGAGGCAGAGAACTGTGGCCCTATGTGTCCCCAGCTGATGGCTCTGCACAGACATTCTGCCACTCTGGTGGCAGTGGGACTGATGGGGTAATTCTGCCCCTGCTGCATTTCATGGGTgaaggcagagcacagctctaACTTAGTGTTGCAGTTCATTACAGCATCTTGTGACAGCCCTCATTTTTGTCCTGTTACCTGAGCTCTTCCCAGCACCTATGGACTGCCCAGCCCCACCCAGAGCATTGCCAtcaggctctggaaggggctgaGCTCCAGCTTGGCTCACAACCAAACCCACCTGGTAAGCTCTAGTGAAAGAAATTGGGAGGGCTCTCAACATTTTGCATGTTCAGCCAGCCACATCACAGCCCAGCAACAGACAGAAGTGGTCTGTCATGAGGACTGTGCTGGTAAGCTGCTCTCCACACAGGTTAAAGAGCCTCCAGGACTTGTAGTAATTGTTAAACATATTACTTTTACTAGCAGCTCTGCTCCTATGAATGCCCAGAGtctcccagagctcctgcatgCTGCAGCTACTCATCCATCCTCATGGTTGTCCcactgcagtgaccagggcGAGGTCGGGAGGAGCTATCGGGGTAGGAGCTGTCAAGGAGAACTtgggtgctggcagtggggagaTAGTGGGTGCCCTGCTCACTTTGCCCTGTCAGGACAGGGTCACCCGAGGGAGTGCTGCCCACCTGGGGCGACAGGCAATGAAGAGCCTGGGGTACTCTCCTCAGTCAGCACAGCCACACCTCTGTCCGCAGGATGCTGGTGGCAGCCCTGATGTTCTGCTCAGGAAGAGCCCAACAGAGACTCCCCAACACCTTCAGCTTTACTGCGGCCACTTGTGCGCAGAAAGGCCACATCAGCCCTCAGCAAAAGGCAATGCATGGCCAGTAACTGTGGCAGCAAGCACCCTGGCTGCAGTGGTCACCAGCCACTTTCACAGGCCACGGAgtctgcagtggaaaaaaaatccaaaagcagcaaatgaaagCGTGTCTGAGCAATAGCTGTATGCCTGCAGGAGCACGCAGAGGACCGGACATGCTGGAGACgtggtgcagagctgtgctggtttcACTCTGATCAGATGAGGATGAGGTTGGTTTTTGCAATTTGTGGTAACAGCATTTTGCAAGCATGACAAAAATGTGTGGTAACCCCGGGACGAACTGGGGCAGCCTCTGCACAGAGAGCATGCAATGTGAGGTTTGGCAGAGTCAGGCCAAGGGCTGTAACTGCCCCACGCCTGTCCCTgagctcccagggcagagggcGAGAGCCCTGCCAGCCACACCAGCCTTCGGCCACCTTCTGCCGCTGCTGGGCTTCCTCTGGGACCTGCTCCTGGGACCAGCACTGGGGTTCCAGTGCTGCCATGGAGTGACCTGTGCCATGAATGCCCCGGTCCCTCAGGAGCACGGCTGTGGctcagctgtgggcagagccctgcagccaggccagcaaGGAGCCCCAGAGGCATGTGGGGCTGAGTGCTGGGAAGCAAAGGGAACACCCACGAGCCAGGGACAagccctgctggcagtgcccaaagccTTGCAGTGGGTGAGcaaaacagtaggaaaaaaatcaattttctttgaCGGCATGTCCTTATTGACTGTGAACTGGTTTGTATTAATAAAATCACTACAGTGGGGTAGTGAAGTGTTC from Sylvia atricapilla isolate bSylAtr1 chromosome 13, bSylAtr1.pri, whole genome shotgun sequence includes the following:
- the LOC136366828 gene encoding proline-rich protein HaeIII subfamily 1-like produces the protein MNRPCRSWRCWSQRPRFPRQRLRFPPAAAPVSPGSGPGFPQQRPRFPGSGPGFPRQRPREGQAGSGPGFPRQRPRFPGSGPGSPAAAPVSPGSGPGFPRQRPRFPPAEAPVPRQRPRFPPAAAPVSPGSGPGFPRQRPRFPGSGPGSPAAALVSPGSGPGFPRQRPRFPGSGSGFPRQRPRLPPAAAPGRAGRQRPRFPPAAAPVSPGSGPGFPRQRPRFPPAAAPVPRQRPRFPGSCARRGQRGELQPRTAPAAPGRAAGRRGGLRAAGEPDPGACVPLPQGSSAKSGGV